In Bernardetia litoralis DSM 6794, the genomic window AACAAAATCTACTTTCCCTTAAAAATTGGAAAAGATACTCCTCTTCTTAAAGTAAACTTATATACTTTCAATACTGATACAAATAGCCCCGACTCTCTAATTTGGTCAGATGTTATGAAAGATAAAAACTATAAAAAAAATATAGCTATACTAGACGATTTATCTATTGATATAAGCAATTATAATAGCTTTTTTATTAGCATAGAGCTTATTGGCTATATTGAAAATAATAAAAATATCTTTATCCCATATTCAAACCCTAAGAATGCTCTAAGAATTTACATGATTGAAGGTAATAAGAACAAAACCTATATAAGAAACAAAAACATTGAAAGAAAATGGTTTCCAATGTCTGAATCTAGTATACATCTTTCAAATAAAGAACCTATTATTCAAGTAGAAATTGAATAGAAAAGAATATTTTTAACAAAAAAAGCTAGTCCGAAAAATAAATTTGAACTAGCTTTTTTAATCTTTCAAATAATAATTTTACTTCCCTTCCAACATTTTCTCAATGCTAGACGAAGAAACAAAATGATAATTTGGTTTTGCTTCTTTGTAAATATCCTTTGCTAAAGGAAGTGTTTTTTCATTGTTTATAAGTTCTGTATAAATAGGGCTTAAAAACTTTCTTCTTCCTACATTGACTAAGAATTTACGCAGTTGTGGATATGATTTTTCATATTGATTATGTGCTACCTGTACCAGCCATTTCCCCAAAACTTCATTATTTCCAGTTTCTGAAAACTTAAATGCTTTATCTAATTCTGTCATTTGTTGTGTACTAAGTTCGTTTGGCAAAGCATTAAGGAAAAATAACCATTGTTGAAAAGTCCAATCTTTTGTATCTAATTGTGCTGCTGGTGTTCCATCTTTCCAAGATTGTGCTGCTGCGATAGATTTATCATAACGCTCAGATTTTATTTTTGGAATATTTGCAGGAATACCTGTTTCATAAATCCATTCTTTTGGATTAATTGTTTCCATAGAACCTTCTACTTGTGATAAAAGATTTTTATCTAAATAATTTAAAAAATCTTCTGTATTTGTAGTTTTGAAGGCATATTCTGAAAAATATTGATTCAAGAAAGCATCAAATTTTTCTCTTCCGACTGTGTTCTCAATCAATTTGAGAAGATAAAAACCTTTGTCATAAGCGATTGAGGTAACTCCATCGTCTGGATTACGGTCTGTTAGGTTTAATTTTAACTTTGTATCTTCTGCATCTCCTGACTCTGTCATTGATTTTACACCATCTTTTAAGTCTTGATATGAAATCAGAGCCAACATTTCAGCATAATCTTTTCCATAAACCTCTTCCATTATTCTATTTTCAAAATAAACAGTAAAGCCTTCGTTTAGCCAAAAGTCATTCCAAGTAGCATTTGTTACCAAATTTCCAGACCAAGAGTGAGCAAGCTCATGAGCAACTAAAGAAGTAAGCGAACGGTCGCCAGCCAAAATAGTAGGTGTTGCAAAAGTCAAACGAGGATTTTCCATTCCACCAAAAGGAAAACTAGGAGGCAAAACAATCAAATCATAACGTCCCCACGCATATTCTCCATATAATTTTTCAGCAGCTTCAAGCATTTTATCCATTTCTTCAAACTCATAAGCTGACTTACTAATCATAGAAGGTTCAGCATAAACGCCTGTACGCTCACCAATCGGTTGAAAACGCAAATCACCAACTGCCAACGCCAAAAGGTAAGCAGGAATAGGCTGTTTCATTGTAAAATTATAGATGCCAGATTCATTTTTTTGCTGTGGATTTTCTGCGCTCATCACTGCCATAAGCTCCTTAGGAACAGTTATTTCAGCTGTGTAAGTAAAACGAATACCAGGGCTGTCTTGTGTAGGAACCCATGTACGAGCCAAAATAGCCTGTGATTGAGTAAACAAAAATGGACTCTTTTTTCCTGCTGTTTGAGAAGGAGAAAGCCATTGTAGCGCCTCAGCAGTTGAAGACGTTTTATAAGTAATAGTTACTTTTTTAGATTGGTCAGTAACTGGAACGGAAAGTTTTTGGCCTAAATTTTCATCTTCTTTGGCAAGTTCGAAGTTTGCTTTTTGTCCATCTACTTCTATATTTTCGATGGTTAGGCTACGAGTATCTAAATAGATTTTATCGATATTATTTTGTACTTCAATGTCGTAAGTAGCGACACCTGAAAGCATTTTTTTATCAAAATCTACATTTAATTTCAAATCTAAATGTGTAATTTTTGCGTCTTCAGGAACAGCAAAAGTATGAATATCTGTAGGTGTTGAAGTATTCATTTGAAGAGTAGAATCCATTTGAGTTGTTGTTTCTGTCGGAATTTCAGTATTTTTTTCTGTTGTTTTTTTCTCTGGATTACAAGCTGTAAAGAGAGATAATAAAACCAAACCAGAGAACAAAGCCCTTAGTTGTAATGAAAAATGTTGCATAGAATTGTGTTTTGTGTTTTATATTATTGACATACATATTCAATAATGGTAGATAACAATGAAAAAACGAAAATACAAAAAAAAGAATCTTAATCTAAAAAATGGATAGATTAAGATTCTTTAAAATAGGAGAACGTTTCAAAAATTATGCTTCTGCATTATCTCCACCTTTTGCACTTCCAACTTGATTTTTTGCTTTTTCTGCAAGTTCACTTGCTTTTACCTTTGCATCGGCTGCAAGTGTGTTTGCACGTTCTTTCATAGATTCATTGAACTGATTTACTTTGTGCTTTGTGATTTCTACTTGTCCTTCCAAATCTTCCAAAAGGTCATTTGATTTGCGTGCAATACGACCACGAGTTTTTCCACCTGCTTCTGGTGCTATCAAAACGCCTACTAATGCGCCTACTGCTAGTCCTGCGATGAATGTTACTACGCCTAAACCACCGTTATCTGAATTTGCCATAAAAATAATATAGATTAAAAATGATGAATAATAAGAAATAAGGAATAATTACGAATTAAAAATTACGAATTACGAATGTAATACACTAATTATAAGTGATTTATATCAAGAGTTATTCATATTAATTATTTCTATTCCTATATAAAACAAAAATAGTAAATTACAAACTAACTTAATAATTTTTTGTTTTTAATCAAAACCACTCTTTCAACGTTCTACAAAAAAAAAGGTTCGTTAAAATTTAGGTTTTAGTTTCTTTATTTTTACGTTCATCTATAATTTTATTTGTTATCTCTAATTTAGCTTTTATGTTTTTTATGCGATTTAAATAACTTGTCTCAGATAATTCTAAATTAATTAGTTGTTGTGAATAACGTTCTTTGTTTTGTTCTAATTCAGCTAAAGGAAGTTTATTAATTTCGTTATAAGTATCTTGATAAGCATCTTGTAAATTACTTGATGTATATACTTTTCTTTGAAATGACATACTATTAATTTTAAGATAAAAAATATATTTTATTCGAAATCAAGGTAATTAAATTATCACAATTATTTTCTATTTTTGGGTAGAATCAAAATACAATTACAAAATCACTCAAAATAATTACAAAAAATGAACAATTCCAATAAATCTAATGACTCTTTACACGGAGTAAAATTAGCAGATATTTTAGAAACTTTGGTAGAAAAACAAGGCTGGGAAAAAATGGCAAAACAAGTAAATATAAACTGTTTTAAAAGTAATCCTTCTATAAAATCTAGTTTGACATTTTTACGAAGAACACCTTGGGCAAGAGAACAGGTAGAAAAATTATATTTGAGAGTGATTAAAAAATGATTCTTATGTTCTCAATAATTACTAATATTAATTAACCAAAATACAATTTAATGACATTCAAAGATTTTTTATTTTTTGGTCATGTCTCAGAAGTTATCAAAGTAGGAAATAAGATACTTCCTAATAATAACTTAGAATTAATAATAGAACAAGAAAAAGACAGTCCTGCATTGTATAGATATTTGCATACTGCTTTAGAGTTTGAAATATATTGCATTCAAGAAGTTATAATTGGTGTTAGTTTTAAGTCTGATGATAATCCTATAAATCACACCTTCTTTTTAGATAAAAACGGTAAAACAGAACTTAAATCTAAAACAGATTTGCAAAAATTTATAAATTATATTGAGGCTGTTGGATGTATTTGGCTAATTGATAAGATGGACACAGGAGGAAAATTATTAGCTATTAAAATTAATGAGAATGCTAAGGTTATGTATGATTTTAATACTCATCACTTTGGTTTTTATCAAATTATTTATTTTGACAATAAATTATATGAGAGTATGAAGCCACATAACTAACTTACCAACATACGAGAATAATTATAGAAATTGATTTTTCAGAAATTAATGGCAAAAATGGAAATGCGCTTATAGATTGTTGGACTAGTTTGAGATATCCAAAAAATCCATCTTGAAGAAAATGAAGTATTAAACTTGGTCATTTATTCTATGCCATTAGATAACTCTTTAATTGTAAATTGCTTTCTAATGTGTGTACAAGCAGTAAATGAACGATATAAAATTAAAAATAAGATACCTCCTATAAACTTAATTCTACTTTAGTTTTACTATATAATAACCACTATCAATGCCGTTGTTGGTGTTTTAGCGAAGCGATACCAACAACCAAATAACTTATCATACTTTTTACAACAACATCAAAAAACTTTAGAATTATGGAAGAAATAAAAATGAATGTTGTTGAAATATTTCATTTAAGTATTGGAGTTATAATTTTTGTTGGTAATCTGAATACAAAAAATGAAAAAATGTGCCACAGAATTCATTGGAAATTACTTAAAAATGGAAAATATATTGATGAAGTTATTAGTACAAATTTTCGTTTTTCTCGTAATGATAACAGTTTATCACACTTAGAAATTATAACTCCTATAAATAAAGTTTCTTTAGATACTAAAATACATACTATTGAGCTGGTAAAAATATAAATCTACAAAACAACTGCTCAATCAATAATAATGACTTTGAAAATTTAATTTGTGGCTATTCATTTTTTTATATAATTAAGAGGCAATAAAATTATCAGCTACCCAAATTCTGCCTGCGTAATTTTTTTCTATACTTTTCATTAATCCATATTCTCTTTCATCTCTTGTATAAAAATTAATTTCTACAAACTGAGCAGCCCAAGCAAGTGCAAGATAAAAAGGTTTGGTGCGTTCGTAATCTTTTGCAGGAAATTCTTTTGTAATAGTATGTTTATCTTTAAACTCAATAGCTAATTTGTGATTTTTTCCTGTTTTATAAGAGTTTATTCTAGCTATTTGATTGTAATAATAAAATTTCTTTTCAACTTCAATTCCTGTTTGAAGGATTTTTAGTTTGGGTCTGTAATTGATTAGGCTTATATTTTCTAGATTAAAATTTAAGCTATTTCTTAATTTTTTAGAAAAGTAATGCCCAAGCAGATAACTAGCAAGAATACCAGCAACGGTAGAAAAAAGTAGGATAAAAAAGATTATTGCAGCGTTTATTTCTATGTTAAAAGTTTTCAGTATAAAAGTAAATATTAGTGCAATTAAAGCAAAAGGAGATACTAAAAGTAGTAATAGAGCTATTTTTGCTAAAGCTTCCACAAAAAAATCTACAAATCCTACTATAAATTCTTTCAAAATAGCATCTGTTGCATGCAAAAACTCATTTCTAATTTCAAAAATCACTATTTCATTTCTATTCCTTTTGTTTTTAGAGTTTCTACTTACTACTAATTTAGGAACAGGCGAAGGAACAAAATCAAGCGTTTCAGATTGATTACAATGATTTTTACTCATATATTCCCAGCTATCCTTCAAAAAAACAGACTGACAAGAAGCACAAAAAACGATTTCATCATTTGCTTTTATGGTATCGCCAGTAATTCCGTCTTGCCTTCCAATTATATGAAAATGGTTTTGTATATTTAGTCTATGAACCGAATACGACATAATTTTATTATTGATTTAACGCTATTAATTGTTGTTTTTTTTATTTTCTCCTGTAAAGATAAAACAAATCATTCTGTTGAAGAAAATGAAACTTACAAAATAGTTTTGCCTTCTTATATGCCTTCTCTTCCTAAAGAACCTTCTCAAAACCCAACTACAAAAGAGGGCGTAATTTTGGGAAAAGCTCTTTTTTTTGATAGAAAATTATCAAAAACAAATACAATTTCGTGTGGGACTTGTCATAGTCCGAAACTCTATTTTACAGATAATTTAGCAAGAAGTAATCTAGGAAGAACAGGAAAAAAACTTGCTCGCAATACGCCAACTCTTATTAATATTGTTTATGCAGAAAATGGGCTTTTTGCAGATGGAGGAATAAAAAATCTTGAATCGCTTCCTGCTGCGCCCCTTCAGCATCCTGACGAAATGGCAATGGATTTGAAAAAACTACCTTTTTTATTACAAAAAGATACAAACTATCCTATTTTATTTAAAAATGCTTTTGGAAATGATACAATTACAAATGCACTTATTTTTAGAGCATTGGCACAATATCAAAAAACGATTATTTCGCCTTCTATCGAACTAAAATTGGTCAGTAAATGGGATAGTGTCCAGCAAAATAAAGCGATTTTTTCAGAATCAGAATTAGAAGGACAAAAACTTTTTAATCAGCATTGTAATTCTTGTCATACTGCACCTTTATTTTCAGATTATAAGTTTCATTTTTCACATTTGGACACTTTAATAAATCCTATAAAATATAATAAAAATGAACTAGGAAGGCAACGAGTTACCGAAAACTCTAGCGATTATTTAAAGTTTAAAACACCTACTTTAAGGCATATTTCTAAAACTTTTCCTTACTTGCATGATGGAAGTGTAGATAACTTGAATTACTTTTTAGAGAAGAATAATTTATCAAATGAAGAAAAATCTGCTTTATTAGATTTTTTGGAATGTTTATAAAATTATAGAATACACGATTCTCCATTTTTGGGAACTTCTATTCCATCAATATTTATTAATCTATCCAAACGGATTTTTATTTTTTCTGAATTTGATTCTGAATTTTTGGTTTCTTCAAAAATCATAAATTCTTCTCCGTTTTTGGTTTCTAAATCTTTGACTTTGATTGTTTGATTAATAATTTTATCATAATCTGTATCCAAATAATTAATTTCTATTATTTTTTGAGTAGTAGCAAATGCTTCTAAATTATCATAAAAGCCACAATCGACAGGAATATATTTTTGATTTTGCATTGAAATTAAATTTATAAAATTAGAATAAAACGACTTTTCATAAGACGAAATAAAATGATTTAGAGTTTTATAAAAATTTGAAAATAAAAAAGACCTTTTACTTAAAAAAGTAAAAGGTCTTTAAATTATAGATTATTAAAAATAGTTATTGTTTTACAATCTTAACAACTTCTCTTCCTGTTTTGGTTGTCAGAGTTAAAATATAGACTCCAGCAGGCAAATTATTTAAAGAAAGTGTTTTTTCAATTACTTGCGAACTAGGAATTTCAATCATTTTATTCATCAATTCGACTCCTTTTGTATCATATAATTGAAGAGCAACTTCTTTTGAGTTTGGATAGAACATACGAATTGTAACATTATCCAAGGTAGGATTTGGATAAATGCTCAATATTCCTTTTTCAATAGAAATAGCATTTTCTCTCACCAAATAAATTACATTCGAATAACTTTCTTCGCCATTTAGCGAAACGTCTTTCAAACGATAATACATTTTTTGTTGAGGCTCTGTATGCAAAAACTCATAATTTGAAGGTTTTTGATTTGGGTCTTGTCTATTAATCTCAAAAAATGTAATTCCATCTGTTGATGCTTCTAAAGAGAAATATTCTACATCTTTTTCCATTGCAGTTTCCCAAAAAATCAAATTTCCTTCTTCTTTTACGATTCCATCAAATAATTTGAGTTCGATAGGCAATAAATCAAATTCTTCAATATAAAGAATAATATCATCTGCTTCTGAGCTTCCATCATAAGCTGCACCTGTAAAGAATGCTTTTCCATCAATTTGAATATAATATGTTGTTCCTGCTGTCATTGCGATTGTCGGAACTTCAGAATACACATTAGGAAGACTAGCATTGGTGTTGTCATCGCTACAAGCAATTTGATTTAGTACAGGTAAAGCAGGACAAGTAGCCGAATTAGTATAAATAGCAATTTCAGAATCAAATAATCCTCCTGTTGCTGGGAATGTTGTATCTGTTCCTTCTGCAATTCGGATTACATATTCTGCTGTTACTGGCGCAGTAAAAGCAGTCCAAATAGATTGATCTACTTGATTAGAAATACCTGTAAAACAAGAACCACCCGTTTCGCCTACTTCTAAAGTTGCACATTCATTTGTAAAAGGGCCATTATTTCCTAAGAAAACAGGCTCTGCATTACAAAAATCATCATAAGGCGCATTACTGATAGAAATAGTTCCGACAGACACAGGGCAACCATTTTGGTCAGTAATTTGGACGGTATAAGTTCCTGTTGCTACACTTGTAAAATCTGCATCATCACCTAGCGCAACACTTTGCGTATAAGCCACAGCATTTCCAGCATTTACTAAATCTACTGTATAATTTGTAGTTGCTCCTCCTTCTCTATCTTCTTGGAAACGAGGCAAACCACCTTCAATATTTGTAATACTAAAATCGGCTTCGCAACCTGTTGGTAGGGTAGCCGTAATTTCAGGTAATAATTTTAACTCAAAAGGAAACCAAAACGAACAGCTATTTACAAAGGAAGGGTCTGGTGTATCTGCTACTCCTGTTGTTGCATAAATATTCCAAATCTGATTTTCTGTAAATAAAGTACCATCATTAGTAAAGGTAAGTTGATTGTTATCTACCCCTGTTAAATTGGTTGTTATATAATCACTTGTAGTAAGATTATCAGAAGTGAAATTGTTACGAGTATCAAAAAGTGTATTTGGATTGTCAGAATGGACAAAATAAAATTCTTCATCTGTCAGACCTCCAAATGTATAAGAATTATCTACTGCTCCAATTGTAAGAGCATCATCATAACAAATATAATTACTTCCAAAATCGGTAGCTCCTGTACTAGAAAAGACTTGATTTCCGAAGAAAGCATCACAATCTACAATCTCACAGTTGGTAGGATTATTTCCTCCAATCGTATTTGCTGTAATATTAAAGCCATTACTATTATCATAGTAATCATCTACCATCATTACATAAAATTCTCCAGCAATTACAGGCAATTCTGTAGAATATACCTGACCTCCTGCTCCTTCTGATGGATTGTCACCCAGTGTGCTTAGCCCTGTAACTCCTGTTGTAGCTGAATAATTACATCGTATTGGTGCGCCCATTCCTGCATTATCCCCAGCTAAACAAGGAATATCTCCATAACTATCAAAAGGACCCCAAATAGCAAAATCATAATCATCATCTGGTACAACAGGATTAATATCAAACTCAAAATTGCCTGTTTCAGCAATTTCTAAATAAAACCATTTTACATTAGTAAAATCAGCACACCCGTCGTCTATACCACTATTTTGTGTGCCTTCTGAACCTCCTCCTGTTGGAAAAGCATAAGTAAGATCTGTACAAAGTGGGACTGCACCAATACAATCAACAGAAGCTGGGTCATCAGGTGTAGTACACGAAATAGTAGAAGTAAAACCACTACCCCTATTATTACCATTAGTTGTAAATCGTACAGTAATACAACCAGAAGCATCTTGTGATTTAACAGTAAATGAACGTCCGTTATCATCATCATCAAAAGTCAAATCTGCTCCTCCTGCTTCTGTGTCTGAAAGCCAAATTTCTATATCATCTCCTGTACCTAAATCAATGTTATTAAAAGTAAGTTGAAGTGCTTGCCCATCTTCTGGGCAAAGTGTAATTACTTCATCATAATTATTAGGATAATTTGCTGGATAAGTGTCGTGGCTTGTAAATATTCCTGAACATACATCATTTGCATCTGAATCTGAAGTATTAAACATACAGTTATCATCAACTGTTAATATTATTTCGTCTGTAAAGCTACAACCTCCACTTACTGTTGATGTCCAACGGAAAGTATATGCTCCTGTAATAAGTCCAGTTATTAGGGCATTTGGATTTAGATTATTAGAAAAAGTAGGTGTGTTTGGTCCTGAAATGATTGTCCATTGTCCACCTGTTGTAGTTTGTGCATTTAGAGTAGCTTCTGTACCACATACTTGCCTGTCTATTCCTGCTGAAAATAAAGTTTGAGTTAGGCTACAGGTAGGGTCAAGTTCATCTATAATTTCTATTTCTAACGAAGAGTTAGTATTAACTAAGCCTGTGAGTGTTACAGTTTGAGGATTAGTTCCATAAGCCTCTGTTGTTTGTAAAGCACCATTTACATAGACTTCATAATTAGAAGAGCTAGTATTAGTAGTTAAAAAGTTAAGTTCTAGATCATAAACAGTCGGATTGTTTCCAGTACAGTTACTGATAGTGAAGTCATTAAGTGTTAGCAAACATGATGAGATACAAGAAACAGTGGCTTCCCAGCCAGAACCAGTATTACTAATATCAGAATCAAAGTAAAAAGTAAGCGAGCCATCTGCTGCAGTTGATGTAATTGTAAATGGAACAGTTGGTGTACCATCAAGACTTGCTACTAGAGTTGCTCCTGTTGTATTTCCATCATAGACTTCTAAAAAGTCATATCCATCTTCTGTATCAAAGCTCGTAAAAGTAACACTAATTTTATCTCCTGCTGTTGCT contains:
- a CDS encoding M1 family metallopeptidase → MQHFSLQLRALFSGLVLLSLFTACNPEKKTTEKNTEIPTETTTQMDSTLQMNTSTPTDIHTFAVPEDAKITHLDLKLNVDFDKKMLSGVATYDIEVQNNIDKIYLDTRSLTIENIEVDGQKANFELAKEDENLGQKLSVPVTDQSKKVTITYKTSSTAEALQWLSPSQTAGKKSPFLFTQSQAILARTWVPTQDSPGIRFTYTAEITVPKELMAVMSAENPQQKNESGIYNFTMKQPIPAYLLALAVGDLRFQPIGERTGVYAEPSMISKSAYEFEEMDKMLEAAEKLYGEYAWGRYDLIVLPPSFPFGGMENPRLTFATPTILAGDRSLTSLVAHELAHSWSGNLVTNATWNDFWLNEGFTVYFENRIMEEVYGKDYAEMLALISYQDLKDGVKSMTESGDAEDTKLKLNLTDRNPDDGVTSIAYDKGFYLLKLIENTVGREKFDAFLNQYFSEYAFKTTNTEDFLNYLDKNLLSQVEGSMETINPKEWIYETGIPANIPKIKSERYDKSIAAAQSWKDGTPAAQLDTKDWTFQQWLFFLNALPNELSTQQMTELDKAFKFSETGNNEVLGKWLVQVAHNQYEKSYPQLRKFLVNVGRRKFLSPIYTELINNEKTLPLAKDIYKEAKPNYHFVSSSSIEKMLEGK
- a CDS encoding YtxH domain-containing protein; amino-acid sequence: MANSDNGGLGVVTFIAGLAVGALVGVLIAPEAGGKTRGRIARKSNDLLEDLEGQVEITKHKVNQFNESMKERANTLAADAKVKASELAEKAKNQVGSAKGGDNAEA
- a CDS encoding VF530 family DNA-binding protein — translated: MNNSNKSNDSLHGVKLADILETLVEKQGWEKMAKQVNINCFKSNPSIKSSLTFLRRTPWAREQVEKLYLRVIKK
- a CDS encoding cytochrome-c peroxidase; amino-acid sequence: MNRIRHNFIIDLTLLIVVFFIFSCKDKTNHSVEENETYKIVLPSYMPSLPKEPSQNPTTKEGVILGKALFFDRKLSKTNTISCGTCHSPKLYFTDNLARSNLGRTGKKLARNTPTLINIVYAENGLFADGGIKNLESLPAAPLQHPDEMAMDLKKLPFLLQKDTNYPILFKNAFGNDTITNALIFRALAQYQKTIISPSIELKLVSKWDSVQQNKAIFSESELEGQKLFNQHCNSCHTAPLFSDYKFHFSHLDTLINPIKYNKNELGRQRVTENSSDYLKFKTPTLRHISKTFPYLHDGSVDNLNYFLEKNNLSNEEKSALLDFLECL
- a CDS encoding CUB domain-containing protein yields the protein MRLFIQFFFTLFLLFNWQSLYAQVNMSNGSSTTCSSTFFDSGGAGGEYSSLENFTYTFTPATAGGKIRVTFSDFNIEDGWDFLEVFNGNSTAAGDLIGTYTGTTIPTSITSAAADGRLTFRFRSDGSVTEGGWEATISCVSPCPVIGGTATSSVATTCSGEDITLSLTGQNGSIQWQASTDGGTTFNDIVGAISDTETVNPAVNTIYRAVVNSAVCVPANANSNDISVTVVDCVNMSDGGSSSTCSSIFFDSGGSGGNYSNSQEFTYTFYPATAGDKISVTFTSFDTEDGYDFLEVYDGNTTGATLVASLDGTPTVPFTITSTAADGSLTFYFDSDISNTGSGWEATVSCISSCLLTLNDFTISNCTGNNPTVYDLELNFLTTNTSSSNYEVYVNGALQTTEAYGTNPQTVTLTGLVNTNSSLEIEIIDELDPTCSLTQTLFSAGIDRQVCGTEATLNAQTTTGGQWTIISGPNTPTFSNNLNPNALITGLITGAYTFRWTSTVSGGCSFTDEIILTVDDNCMFNTSDSDANDVCSGIFTSHDTYPANYPNNYDEVITLCPEDGQALQLTFNNIDLGTGDDIEIWLSDTEAGGADLTFDDDDNGRSFTVKSQDASGCITVRFTTNGNNRGSGFTSTISCTTPDDPASVDCIGAVPLCTDLTYAFPTGGGSEGTQNSGIDDGCADFTNVKWFYLEIAETGNFEFDINPVVPDDDYDFAIWGPFDSYGDIPCLAGDNAGMGAPIRCNYSATTGVTGLSTLGDNPSEGAGGQVYSTELPVIAGEFYVMMVDDYYDNSNGFNITANTIGGNNPTNCEIVDCDAFFGNQVFSSTGATDFGSNYICYDDALTIGAVDNSYTFGGLTDEEFYFVHSDNPNTLFDTRNNFTSDNLTTSDYITTNLTGVDNNQLTFTNDGTLFTENQIWNIYATTGVADTPDPSFVNSCSFWFPFELKLLPEITATLPTGCEADFSITNIEGGLPRFQEDREGGATTNYTVDLVNAGNAVAYTQSVALGDDADFTSVATGTYTVQITDQNGCPVSVGTISISNAPYDDFCNAEPVFLGNNGPFTNECATLEVGETGGSCFTGISNQVDQSIWTAFTAPVTAEYVIRIAEGTDTTFPATGGLFDSEIAIYTNSATCPALPVLNQIACSDDNTNASLPNVYSEVPTIAMTAGTTYYIQIDGKAFFTGAAYDGSSEADDIILYIEEFDLLPIELKLFDGIVKEEGNLIFWETAMEKDVEYFSLEASTDGITFFEINRQDPNQKPSNYEFLHTEPQQKMYYRLKDVSLNGEESYSNVIYLVRENAISIEKGILSIYPNPTLDNVTIRMFYPNSKEVALQLYDTKGVELMNKMIEIPSSQVIEKTLSLNNLPAGVYILTLTTKTGREVVKIVKQ